The Brachybacterium huguangmaarense genome contains a region encoding:
- a CDS encoding ISL3 family transposase, translating to MPDATFTRPDLTTFTRLDGLGLEVTGQLLEPDRSVLACRVVEPDDWCRRCGCQGVPRDTVSRELAHEPFGWRPTTLVLTVRRYRCKECSHVWRQDTTAAAPPRAKISRAGLRWGLVGIVVGHLSMAGVAEGLGVAWNTANDAVLAEGRRLLIEDPTRLDGVKVVGVDEHVWRHTRRGDKYVTVIIDLTPVRDGTGPSRLLDVVEGRSKKAFKDWLAERDQAWRDGIEVVAMDGFAGFKTATTEELADAVTVMDPFHVIRLAGDALDECRRRVQQELHGHRGRKGDPLYTARRTLHTGADLLTDRQHERLDKLFAGDRHVHVECTWGIYQRMISAYRHPDRAAGRVEMNSVIGALADSVPEALVELRKLGRTLTRRACDVLAYFDRPRTSNGPTEAVNGRLEHLRGLALGFRNLTNYIARALLEAGGFRPHLHPEL from the coding sequence GTGCCTGACGCTACCTTCACGCGCCCTGACCTGACTACCTTCACCCGCCTCGACGGCCTCGGTCTGGAGGTCACCGGCCAGCTGCTCGAGCCTGACCGGTCCGTGCTGGCGTGCCGGGTCGTGGAGCCGGACGACTGGTGCAGGCGGTGCGGCTGCCAGGGCGTGCCCCGTGACACGGTGAGCAGGGAGTTGGCGCACGAGCCGTTCGGGTGGCGCCCTACCACGCTGGTGCTCACCGTGCGCCGCTACCGCTGCAAGGAGTGCTCGCACGTGTGGCGTCAGGACACCACCGCTGCGGCGCCGCCGCGGGCCAAGATCTCCCGCGCCGGCCTGCGGTGGGGTCTGGTCGGGATCGTCGTCGGCCACCTGTCGATGGCCGGAGTTGCCGAAGGACTGGGCGTGGCGTGGAACACCGCCAACGACGCGGTCCTGGCTGAGGGCCGGCGTCTGCTCATCGAGGACCCGACCCGCCTGGACGGTGTCAAGGTCGTCGGGGTCGATGAGCACGTGTGGCGGCACACCCGGCGCGGTGACAAGTACGTCACCGTGATCATCGACCTCACCCCGGTCCGGGACGGCACCGGGCCCTCACGCCTGCTGGACGTGGTCGAAGGTCGGTCGAAGAAGGCGTTCAAGGACTGGCTGGCCGAGCGGGACCAGGCTTGGCGCGATGGGATCGAGGTCGTGGCCATGGATGGGTTCGCGGGCTTCAAGACCGCCACCACCGAGGAGCTGGCGGACGCCGTCACGGTTATGGATCCCTTCCACGTCATCCGGTTGGCCGGGGACGCTCTCGATGAGTGCCGCCGCCGAGTCCAGCAGGAACTGCACGGACACCGCGGACGCAAGGGCGACCCGCTCTACACCGCGCGGCGGACCCTGCACACCGGGGCTGACCTGCTCACCGACCGCCAGCACGAGCGCCTTGACAAGCTCTTCGCTGGGGACCGGCACGTGCACGTCGAGTGCACCTGGGGGATCTACCAGCGCATGATCTCCGCCTACCGTCACCCCGACCGGGCAGCCGGCCGCGTCGAGATGAACTCCGTGATCGGTGCCCTCGCCGACAGTGTGCCTGAGGCGTTGGTAGAACTGCGCAAGCTGGGCCGCACCCTGACCAGACGCGCCTGCGACGTCCTGGCCTACTTCGACCGGCCGCGCACGAGCAACGGACCTACCGAAGCCGTGAACGGTCGCCTCGAGCACCTGCGTGGCCTGGCCCTCGGCTTCCGCAACCTCACCAACTACATCGCCCGCGCACTCCTCGAAGCCG